In Pseudorasbora parva isolate DD20220531a chromosome 9, ASM2467924v1, whole genome shotgun sequence, the sequence tgaGGTAATACAGCCCAAATACTcagaaaaaaatggcagaaacAGGCTTCATACAATCAGACACCTAAAAGTTATTTGTAAAGCAATTTAAGAGTATGTGagataaaataaagttaataatcCATTAACTTTGCATAATCCATTATGCGAATCACGAATAATCCATTCATTCGCATAATCCATTATGCGAATCACGAATATGACTTCCATACCGGATCGGTTGGGTCCCGGGTTAACAACGACCGCCATCAGTGCTGTTGACCTACAGGGCACTGGTGGAAATTGGGCTACTGTTAGTCAAAcaaggagaggaggaggaggcgtGTCAGTAGGCAgaaagagaagaggaaaggcaagagtttaggactgaaagtagggactttgaatgttggtacaatgacaggtaaaggcagagagctagtagatatgatgcagaggaggaaagttgacattctgtgtgtccaggagaccaggtggaaagggagcaaggctagaagaattggagcagggtttaaactgttttataatggtgTGGACAGGAAGAAAAATGGAGTTGGAGTGATCCTGAAGGAGGAGTTTGTGAAGAATGTTCTGGAGGTAAAGAGAGTGTCAGATAGGTTGATGAGTCTGAAGCTGGATATTGAAGGTGTGATGTTGAATTTTGTTAGTGCCTATGCTCCACAAGTAGGTTGTAAGCAAGATGAGAAAGACAGATTCTGGAGCGAGTTGGAGGAAGTGATGCAGACTGTTCCCAGAGGTGAGAGAGTAGTGATAGGGGCAGATTTGAATGGACATGTTGGGGAAGGATTAGTGGAGATGAggaagtgatgggcaggtttggtcttcaagaaaggaacccagaaggacagaggttggtagactttgctaaaagtatggagatggctgtggtgaacacgtactttcagaagaggcaggaacacagggtGACATATAAGAGTGTTGGCAGGAGCACACAAGTGGACTATATCTTATGTAGACGCTGCAATTTAATGGAAATTAGCGATTGTAGTGGAAAGTAGTGGTAGGTGAGAGTGTAGCTAGACAGCATAGGATGGTGGTGTgtaagatgactctggtggtgaggaagatgaagagagtaaaagcagagcagaagacaaagtggtggaagttggaaaaggaaaagtcctgtgtggttttcagggaggagttgaggCAAGCTTTAGGCGGTTAGGAGGGGCTTCCGGATGACTGgactactacagccaaagtgatcagggagacGGGTAGGAAGGTGCTAGGTGTGtcatctggaaggaggaaagcacacaaggagacttggtggtggaatgaggaagtccaggagagtatccagaggaagaagttagctaggaagaagtgggacAGTGAGAGGACGGAGGAAAGTAGACAGGAATATAGGGCGAAGCAGCGTGAGGTTAAGATAGAGGtggcaaaggccaaacagagagcgtatgaggacatgtatgcaaggttagatagtaaggaaggtgagagggatgtgtatcggttggcgaggcagggggatagagatggaaaggatgtgcagcaggttagagtgatttaagatagagatggaaatgttttgacaggtgacaggagggtgagggaaagatggaaggagtactttgaagaactgatgaatgaggaaaatgacagggagagaagagttgtagaggcaaatattgttgaacaggaagtagaaagtattagcaagggtgaagttaggagagctttgaagaggatgaagagaggaaaggcagttggccctgatgacataccagtggaggtatggaagtgtctaggagaaatggcagtagtttttaactaggttgttcaacaaggtcttagagagtgagaggatgcctgaggaatggaggagaagtgttttggtgccgatttttaagaaaaagggagatgtgcagagttgtggaaactatagaggtattaagctgatgagccatacaatgaagttgtgggaaagagtagtggaagcaaggctaaggggagaagtggacattgGCTTTGAGAAGTAGTGAGAagtggcttctcctatcactgctatggtgatgacactcaactctgactgtaggatcatatggttgaaatgagaagtagtgttcgtatcgctgcctgtctgacagacatttctgactgaactcaatcttgcaaagacagaagtacttgtctcaaccaacccagcacttcaaaatttctccattcagcttggttcatcaaccataactccatccaggacagccaggaaccttggagttgtgattgatgaccatttaaaatctcactgaccacattactgcaacagcccggtcctgcagatttgccttatacaacaGTAGAACGATTatacccttcctatcagaacaggctacACAACTCCTGGTCCAAGCTCTAGTTCTCTCCAGCGCAGAgagaagagagcgcatgtttgATATTAGCAGCACACTTACGGCTTTCATTACATGTGGTTGGGGAGGGGAGCTCTTGTTGCTGCTCTTATCTACAATGCACAGGGAGTTCTTGCCTGgaacagaaccataccaccAAGCTAAACGATATGCTAAATATAGAGGATAACCGAGGGTAACCCCTGTCACCAATTTGAAGTGTTCCACAAGTGGACAGGGGAGGTTTCTATGGACAGTCCCTTGACTCATTATGACAGGATGAGACTACACATGCACTTAGGACTTTCTAAGTCAacccatttcaaataaaatctgGTTTAGATTAGTGACCCAATAATGCAAACCCAACAGTCATGAAAAAGCAAAGACCAAAGAGacactgctgttgagtttcatgtTTATTAAGACCATTAAAATCACATGACCAGGGTAACTTCTCCACTAGACACCACAGTTTGTCCAATGGAGACTGTCTTGACATCAGCATCTCTTCCTGGAAAAGAAGTGGCAGAATTGTGAGGGGCATTTAAAAACCAATTTCTCATGGTTCCTGAAGTCAGTTTACAGCAAGCACTCACTTTTCCTAGCGCAGCTTTGCTCACAGGAGCCAGAAGAGGGATGGCACACCGCTGTACTACAGTGGATGAAGATCTAGCAGAGAGGGAAAAGGGTCAAGCCACTATAAAAAAAGACTAATATCAAGGGTTCAGGCAAGGCTGTGGAGCTTACGGTTTCCTGCAGAGGAGCCAGTGATGCTGGATCCACAAATGTGAACATCTTCACAACAAAGCGCTTGTAGTGGGTTGGGAACTGAAGACCAGAAAAGCCAGCCACCGGAACCAGTGTGGTCAGGTAACGGTCATCCCGGTAAGGGCATCTGAAAGGCAAAGGGGCAGTCAGAAAGGCCTTACAGCACACTAGATGGATGAAGACCAGCCTTACTCACCCATCGACCAGAAGGTCCCACTGGGGTAGACTGAGTGGACTGGGGGTTGATGTTGCCCAGCAACGTCCCAGCATCAGGACAATGTTGGGGTCAGTCCTCTCCAACACGCGCACCTCAACAAACACAGGCTCCCGCAGGACTTTTGTGATCGGATAATCAGCATCACTGTAGTAGGACGTGTACGCCTCATCCCCTGAGGAAGAACACAGCGTTTAAACAGAAACTGCTGCAACCTGGAGTTGTAGAAAATCATCCATACTTGGGCAGACACTTGCCTTCTGCACAGCCTTTGGTGACACATTGACCATTTGCCAGTCTAAGCTCCACCCTGAGGGGTCCAGAAGCAGCTACTGGTGGAGGTGCAGGAACAGTGTTGACCTCCACAACCAGAGCTTCCACAGAAGTACCAGAGTACCTACACTGGAAGAGAAGCCTGGACAACAAACAGAGAGCTTGTAGCATTTGTAAAGGATTAACATGCATGCTAGACAATAAGTCACCTActcaaaatggctgtcccttgtgatggaaccaagtggtccgacacccacttcatacgaggaggtcattctgttttcatacaccacatatccaCTGTCCTCCTGCAAATAGTAACTGTTGGCATCCAGTCCATTCTAAGCAGAACAGAAGCACATGCAGCTACTCACCATCATGCTCGTGCCACATGCAGTGACAGGGAACTGGTATATAGCAAAGGAAGGTGtggatcccacaggactgcaaggTGGGTCGTTTCCACCCAGGAGACGGACTGAATCCAGGCTCAATCGAGGCAGTGTGACATCTCTAGCCACCACTACCACAAACTGACCATCTCTTATACACTGGACAGTCACTGGAACAAAGAGAGCAGGTTATTGCTGAAGAGGAGTTTAACATGAACCCCTTTACATTGACTCAACACTCTTACCTGCCTTCCCATAGTAACACCGCTGTCCGTTAAAGCAGCAGTTGAGCGCTCCACAGTCCGCACCACTGATACCATCTGGGCCACATTGGATCTGCTCATAATCAGCTACAGCACATTTGTCAAGGGGCTCTGCCTGCACCACTGGCTGCTTAGACTGAACCTGCTGTTGAAtctgttgactagcttgttgttgaacccactgaggagactgttgactagcttgtttctgaacctgctgattagcttgtGTCTGAACCCACTGAGAAGATtgttgactagcttgtttttgaacctgctgattagcttgtgtctgaacccactgaggagactgttgactagcttgtttttgaacctgctgattagcttgtGTCTGAACCCTCTGAGGAGACTGCTGACTAGCTtgtttctgaacctgctgattagcttgttgttgaacccactgaggaaaCTGTTGACCAACTTGCTTCTGAAGCCGCTGGTCAGTTTGCTGTAACATCAGAGCTTGCGGATTCTGGGGCAGATTACTCCACTGTGGAACAGCATGACAGAAagcacaaaaccacacacaaagtGCCAGAGACTGCACTGCACACCAGCTTCCTGCCATTGTTCAACAGCTAGTCACACTGTTGAGATGCTGCCCTTTGGTCTTTTTGTATTCTACAGATTTTGGCTAATTAACGATAATCCCTCCCCTCTCCATTAACAGTCACGATTCTCCAGACTTGCCCAAATGGGAGCTTATGCTACCAGAAgattctcattggttctcaaaatTATACACGTGTGATAGTTCTTGATTCCAATTGGCCAGATTTGTCATCTTGAAGACAAGTAAAAAGGTTCATGCACAGGTTTGCTACTAGAGCTTGCCCAAAATACTTTGGGTAGATGTTTGGTGCATTCTGCTTTGCTTGTAGACATGCTGAAATATTAACTAGCATTATATACCTATTTTAAAACAGAGAAATCTAAATATCGAAAGAGCAAGTACAATCAAATATTTCTGatataatattatcattaaattatgtgaGGTAATACAGCCCAAATACTcagaaaaaaatggcagaaacAGACTTCATACAATCAGACACCTAAAAGTTATTTGTAAAGCAATTTAAGAGTATGTGagataaaataaagttaataatcCATTAACTTTGCATAATCCATTATGCGAATCACGAATAATCCATTCATTCGCATAATCCATTATGCGAATCACGAATATGACTTCCATACCGGATCGGTTGGGTCCCGGGTTAACAACGACCGCCATCAGTGCTGTTGACCTACAGGGCACTGGTGGAAATTGGGCTACTGTTAGTCAAACAAGGAGAGGAGGAAAGCGTGTCAGTAGGCAgaaagagaagaggaaaggCAAGAGTTTAGGACTGAAAGTAGGGACTTTGAATGTTGGTACAATGACAGGTAAAGGCAGAGAGCTAGTAGATATGATGCAGAGGAGGAAAGTTGACATTCTGTGTGTCCAGGAGACCAGGTGGAAAGGGAGCAAGACTAGAAGAATTGGAGCagggtttaaactgttttataatggtgTGGACAGGAAGAAAAATGGAGTTGGAGTGATCCTGAAGGAGGAGTTTGTGAAGAATGTTCTGGAGGTAAAGAGAGTGTCAGATAGGTTGATGAGTCTGAAGCTAGATATTGAAGGTGTGATGTTGAATGTTGTTAGTGCCTATGCTCCACAAGTAGGTTGTAAGCAAGCTGAGAAAGACAGATTCTGGAGCGAGTTGGAGGAAGTGATGCAGACTGTTCCCAGAGGTGAGAGAGTAGTGATAGGGTCTTTTTGTATTCTACAGATTTTGGCTAATTAACGATAATCCCTCCCCTCTTCATTAACAGTCACAATTCTCCAGACTTGCCGAAATGGGAGCTTATGCTACCAGAAgattctcattggttcttaaagTTATACACGTGTGATAGTTCTTGATTCCAATTGGCCAGATTTGTCATATTGAAGACAAGTAAATAGGTTCATGCTTAGGTTTGCTACTGGGGCTTGGGGCccgttcttcgtacctcgcttaatacatccaagatgatttgacagatcccatatcttttaatcctgataactgatctctggctaatttggttcttcaaacaaaTTTGTGGATTGGATTAATATATCTGGATTAAAttatctgagatcactgctcgtgcctgtgttccctgaagagggcagatgcatcgaTAATTATtttgcactcactccaaacgctgtcttcatttaaaaaaaaaaaaaattttgtttattaaatgacTATTgtttcttttccaaagcatttctaaattcagttaatATGTCCAACAAACGAaatatctagccaaaataacgaaagtggtaaaaataaataaataaaaaaataaaataaaaacattgaagttaccatgcaaattcaaacatttcgctcttcTCGGGTTGCTATGCGTCAACCTGGCGCGCGTAAAAGCCGATCATTTTTTACAGATGATGGTTTCGGtttgtttggagagaagacaaggcggagttctttattaaactcataaaaaacaataggattacagtaatactggattctaaacacagaaatgctacattatcatga encodes:
- the LOC137089833 gene encoding zona pellucida sperm-binding protein 4-like, whose product is MAGSWCAVQSLALCVWFCAFCHAVPQWSNLPQNPQALMLQQTDQRLQKQVGQQFPQWVQQQANQQVQKQASQQSPQRVQTQANQQVQKQASQQSPQWVQTQANQQVQKQASQQSSQWVQTQANQQVQKQASQQSPQWVQQQASQQIQQQVQSKQPVVQAEPLDKCAVADYEQIQCGPDGISGADCGALNCCFNGQRCYYGKAVTVQCIRDGQFVVVVARDVTLPRLSLDSVRLLGGNDPPCSPVGSTPSFAIYQFPVTACGTSMMEDSGYVVYENRMTSSYEVGVGPLGSITRDSHFELLFQCRYSGTSVEALVVEVNTVPAPPPVAASGPLRVELRLANGQCVTKGCAEGDEAYTSYYSDADYPITKVLREPVFVEVRVLERTDPNIVLMLGRCWATSTPSPLSLPQWDLLVDGCPYRDDRYLTTLVPVAGFSGLQFPTHYKRFVVKMFTFVDPASLAPLQETIFIHCSTAVCHPSSGSCEQSCARKRRDADVKTVSIGQTVVSSGEVTLVM